One Thermodesulfobacteriota bacterium DNA segment encodes these proteins:
- a CDS encoding S24/S26 family peptidase, with protein sequence MTELAKFDPALAIEIPKELFEEGFIVFRNRGDSMEKLIMDGASVVIDISSREIISGSIYALSIPKEGCILRECHAGPVGLLLRPYNRNYTPTLLGWGEFDPEMVVGRVFCSVINVFR encoded by the coding sequence TTGACGGAGCTTGCGAAATTCGATCCCGCTCTGGCGATCGAGATACCGAAGGAGCTGTTTGAAGAAGGTTTCATAGTGTTCCGGAACAGGGGGGATTCGATGGAGAAGCTCATCATGGACGGGGCGAGCGTGGTCATAGACATATCGTCGAGGGAGATAATATCGGGCTCGATCTACGCCCTCAGCATACCGAAGGAGGGCTGCATTTTGAGGGAGTGCCATGCGGGTCCGGTGGGGTTACTCCTGAGGCCTTACAACAGGAACTATACGCCCACATTGCTCGGCTGGGGCGAGTTCGACCCTGAGATGGTCGTGGGCAGGGTGTTCTGCAGCGTGATAAACGTGTTCAGGTAG